One genomic window of Octopus sinensis unplaced genomic scaffold, ASM634580v1 Contig02748, whole genome shotgun sequence includes the following:
- the LOC115227335 gene encoding LOW QUALITY PROTEIN: aquaporin-5-like (The sequence of the model RefSeq protein was modified relative to this genomic sequence to represent the inferred CDS: substituted 2 bases at 2 genomic stop codons) produces MTDGDTNRSSSKHLGNKQRRNFFSLKELSQCLQESMKSQIDDVRSTIFWKAFLAEIIGTFFLVFLIIGSLMHDPKKETGPDHLYVAILAGFFIATIIMTFLHVSGGHVNPAISIGFLVTRHISLLRFIAYLAAQMLGSVAGAYMLKVLCPATMTSTLHTVKPNVDMSDLQALIMEFIVTFFLLFAAFSMIDHGRKDVSGSIPLGIGIIVIINILACVSTTIFIPNSYRPNKXEYERKKEXKKERKEVT; encoded by the exons ATGACAGACGGCGATACAAACAGATCATCTTCGAAACATTTGGGAAACAAACAGCGTAGGAATTTCTTTTCTCTCAAAGAACTGTCGCAGTGTTTACAGGAAAGCATGAAATCTCAAATAGACGATGTACGGTCCACTATTTTCTGGAAAGCATTTCTTGCTGAAATTATTGGAACTTTCTTCCTCGTGTTTTTAATCATAGGTTCGTTGATGCACGATCCTAAGAAGGAAACAGGACCCGACCATTTGTATGTGGCCATTCTGGCCGGCTtcttcatcgccaccatcattatGACATTTTTACATGTGAGCGGTGGACATGTGAACCCGGCGATCAGTATAGGCTTTCTGGTTACACGCCACATAAGTTTGCTACGCTTCATCGCCTACTTGGCCGCTCAAATGCTCGGTTCAGTGGCCGGAGCATACATGCTGAAGGTGCTTTGTCCGGCAACCATGACCAGCACTCTGCATACGGTCAAACCCAACGTGGATATGTCCGACCTGCAGGCGCTAATTATGGAGTTTATCGTAACATTTTTCCTCTTGTTTGCTGCTTTCTCAATGATTGACCACGGAAGAAAGGATGTCTCCGGATCGATCCCACTCGGAATTggtataatcgtcatcatcaatattttgGCTTGTGTAAGTACAACCATCTTTATTCCCAACTCataca GACCGAACAAGTaagaatatgaaagaaagaaagaatgaaagaaagaaaggaaggaagtaaca